CCTGTCTTTTTTGTACACGCTACACAGACTGCCCAGCAGCACACACTGCTCGTATGTCGTATCGTTCCCTCACGTACACAGTACACACGTAGGTGGCTAGGTACCAAGCTCATCATCatgccttggcggcggcggagaggctCTCGAGGTGCCTCTCGACGACGTCGAGGCCGCAGAGCTCCTTGACGGTGGCCATGGTCGCCGGCACGTCCATCTGGAACGTGAGCGGCGAGTCCACCGCGAActccttcctcgccgcccTGATGGCCTCCCGCATCGCGCAGTGCACCGACGacgccagcagcagcggcggctcgCCGGACGCTGGAATTAGTTAACCAAGAATCGTCAGGGCAAAGAACACACACTCCATTGTTGATAGGGGATCATTCAAGAATCAAGATAGGGACTCATTCAAGAGGGGATTCGATGATCACTTGAGGTGTACCTTTGGAGGAGAGGACGCGCTTGTGGTCGGGGGCGCTGTTGATGAGCTCCACGTTGAGCTGCTTGGGGATGGTGTCGACGGTGGGGATCTTGTACGTCCACGTGCCGTCGTTGATCACCAGACCGTCGGCGTTGGTGGCGTACTCCTCGTTGGTGAAGAAGCCCACGCCCTGCACGAAGGCGCCCTCCACCTGGCCCAGGTCCACCGCCGGGTTCAGGCTCTGCCCGCAGTCGTACACCAGGTCGCTCCTCAGGATCGTCATCGCGCCCGTCAGGACGTCCACCTCAACCTGCCATTATTCGTCGCCAATGAGAATTTAGGAAAGAAATGCATTAGCGGTGTTGCTGCTGCGGTTTGGATCATCAGGTCAGAGTGGAAGGTACCTCACTGACACCGGCTCCATAGTTCAGGTAGCTGACGAAAGATGGGTCAGGTTTCCAGTAGGCATGCGCCGCCAAGTTCACGCTCGCCATCGTTGCCTGCGATCGATCAAGGAGAAAAGCAAACGATCGATCGTCAATTCCAGTCGTGAATTGTCACCGTGTTAGTGGTAGAACCGAAGAGAGATTTAGTTCACCTGGGCAATCAAGGCGGTCCACGACGGTCGCGTGCCGGACGTGGCCTCGAGGCTCTTCTTGATCGGCATCAGCCGCTCCACAAGCTCGGCGCAGGACAGGCGCACCGCCTCGCAGCTGTTCTCAGAGGTGGTGCTCCCGCCGGTGAACCCACCCTGGATCATGCTCAGCGAGTCGGCCTGGATCACGCGCACCATGTCGAGCGGTCCCTCTCCGTCAGGGCAGAGAGGGCCGAGCCCGAACGCGGCCATCTGCTTCACCTTGGTCCACAGCCCCTGCCCGATCTCGATCCCCCCGACCTCAACGGCGATGGATCCATCGTTCAGGATGGACACCTTCCCGGGAGTCGCCCGGAGCCGCACCTCGTACGTGATAGGCACGCACGAGATCCCACGCTTCTTCCACCTGCTCCCGCCGTTGAAcctctccaccgccgccaccctctGCTTGTACTCAGGTGACGCGGCCAGCTTGTCGAACATTGTCACGAGGCTGTACGTGGGTTCCTCCCCCGCGGCGTCCCCGTAGAACACCTTGAGGCTGTCAATGCCATGGAGATTCTTCTTTCTGACGGCGTTCGTGTCGGCACCAAGCATGGAGGCGACGTGCTCGATTATAGCCTCGGCGATGAAGGAGCCTTGCACGTCGCCCGGGGCACGCATCGCCGACTTGGAGGACATGTTGGTCTTGCACACCTTGACATCGAAGGAGAGGGCTCCCCAGTTGTACTTCTTCAGGGCCCCGATGATGGACATCGGCATCATCGCGCTAATGTCCGGCGAGATACCAGCGTTGATCCCGAGGTCCAGGCGCAGCGCCGTGAGCGTGCCATCCGACTTGAACCCGACCGAGTACTTGGCCTTCATGGGGTGTCGCCCTCCCGCCATGATCATGTCCGTCTTGCGGTCCAGGTACATTCGGACTGGGCGCCGCATTTTGAACGCTGCGACTGCAACTGCACATGCAACCtgaaaacacacaaaaacaaacaatacCTCCCCTTGTCAGATTGCACCAACAGAAAATAATATTAACTTAGTTTGTTATGTAAACCACTGGTTAGATTGTCGGGGCACTTACATGGCATCCTTTCATTGCCTTTCCACCAAAGCCTCCTCCGACACGCCTTGTGATGACACGGACATTGTGTAGTGGAATGCCGAGGCATTTCGCGATGACCCCCTGCGTAACCTCAGGTGTCTGCGTCGACGAGTAGACGGTGATACAGTTGTCTTCGTCAGGGATGGCCAATGCGGTTTGCGTCTCCATGTAGAAGTAGTACTGTGATTCAAGTTTCACCTGTGGTAAAAAGTAATAAAGATACTACTGATGTGAGTGTGCATAGGTCCTTTTTATGAAACTCAAGATGTACTGCATCCCAACATCACGTGTGCACCTCTCCTGATAAGATCTTGTGATCAGCTTTAGACATCTCCTTGTCGAAGTCCCCAATTTGCGTAGGAGCCAAAAATGGGGGAGTGTGGAAGTAGCTGTCATGTTGGATGGCATCCTCTATTGTCAGAATTGGCGGCTCTAGTTTTTCAGTGCTGTACTCGATCATCGCTTGCTTCGCCGCCATATAGGCGTATTGTTGAGTTTCAGCAATCTAAGTGATAGCAGAGTAACATGATTAACAAGGTAAGCTCAAATGATTTCTGAAAATATCAGGTAAACATAGGATAATATTGACAGTTGtgcattttttcttcttctggaaATCGAGTTCGAGTGCTGAAAAATCATACCACGATGCCGATATTTTGACCGGCAAATTCAGAAACCGGATCACCAAAAAGCGCTTCGTCTCCAAACATCGGGAAGCTGGATCCGATATTTGCACCATCGTTTGGAATGTCCTTTGCAGAGATAACCGTGATGACCTTTTGTGAAGCCAAAGATGATTTGAAGTTGACACTTTTTATATGAGCATGTGGGTGTGTGCTGTAGATAAATGCTCCATAGAGGCAGTCCTTGGGAGCAGGGATATCATCAACATACACAGCCTCCCCTGCAAAGAACCAAGATTATGTTCAAGTGCATGTTTCCTATAGAAAGTACAGGCTCTAAAACAGAATGTGGAAGAAATGGGTTTAGGATGAAGCTTATCAGATGGTTCAGCATTCATTGAACTAGTGTACTGAAcaggaacgaaaaggactatCAAATGATCTTGGTCCATAATGAAGAACGTCAAATTACACTGCTTTGAATTATGCAGAAGAAAATATACCGGAAGCTTATAAGAAGTTGAAGCAATGGAAATCGAGAACTTGCAAGGTTGAGTAACTGAAAGGCTAGACAGCAAAGCAATTTAAGAAACACTCTTGAGCTAAATAAGACACGGCAATAAGAGTATAGGAGTATACCAGAAGCTTGCAGCTCCACCCCAGCTTTCATGACCGGCTTGCCGACCGGTTTGTATTCATCGTTGAAAACCATTTCTTGCCTCGAGCGAATCGGCAAATAATCGCTGGCAACCTCAACATGCTTCTGCGGTGACGATTTGACGCTACCATTCATGATTCCATTAGCACATGACCCATTGGGAGCAATAGCCTTTGCTGGCTCATCCAGGCCGTTGGCAAGGGAAGACAGGAAACTGAACAAGAAACTGACAGCCAAGCTGACTCTGTACTCAGGGTGTGTGGTTCCTTCTGATGGCAAGATGGCCTCTTTTAGCAGCCGAACTGCTTCCAGTATCACAGGTGCGCTCACCGATTTCCCCTTCAGGAATTCTTCAACTTTCCGAGCCCGAATCGCGTGATTGCCACCGTAAGCGCCGAATGCGAGGCAGATGTCCTCAATAAGGATCCCTCCTGACGCTGCATAGAGTGAAGTCCTTGCAAGGAATGCAGAGTTGAC
This is a stretch of genomic DNA from Brachypodium distachyon strain Bd21 chromosome 1, Brachypodium_distachyon_v3.0, whole genome shotgun sequence. It encodes these proteins:
- the LOC100822277 gene encoding probable aldehyde oxidase 2 isoform X1; translated protein: MQEEEELAAGWLVVGGDRSTGSLGKPEAAAAVERVVLAVNGARHEETGAAPSTTLLEFLRTRTPVRGPKLGCGEGGCGACVVLISKYDPTTDEVTEFSASSCLTLVNSVNFCSVTTSEGIGNTRDGYHPVQQRLSGFHASQCGFCTPGMCMSIFSALVKADKPKPGGEPAAPPGFSKLTSCEAEHAVSGNLCRCTGYRPIIDACKSFAADVDLEDLGLNTFWKKGCADVGKLPEYSADSVCTFPDFLKSEIKSLIPPEVITGDDSSWFHPQSIRELHSLSDSDWFDDNSVKIVASNTGSGVYKDQDLHDKYIDIKGIPELSVINRSSKGVEIGAAVSIAKAIEVFSDGTPVFSKIADHLSKVATPFVRNTATIGGNLIMAQRLEFPSDIATVLLAAGSTVTIATASKKMLCLTLEEFLEQPPCDVRTILLSVSVPDWGSENVIFETSRASPRPFGNAVSYVNSAFLARTSLYAASGGILIEDICLAFGAYGGNHAIRARKVEEFLKGKSVSAPVILEAVRLLKEAILPSEGTTHPEYRVSLAVSFLFSFLSSLANGLDEPAKAIAPNGSCANGIMNGSVKSSPQKHVEVASDYLPIRSRQEMVFNDEYKPVGKPVMKAGVELQASGEAVYVDDIPAPKDCLYGAFIYSTHPHAHIKSVNFKSSLASQKVITVISAKDIPNDGANIGSSFPMFGDEALFGDPVSEFAGQNIGIVIAETQQYAYMAAKQAMIEYSTEKLEPPILTIEDAIQHDSYFHTPPFLAPTQIGDFDKEMSKADHKILSGEVKLESQYYFYMETQTALAIPDEDNCITVYSSTQTPEVTQGVIAKCLGIPLHNVRVITRRVGGGFGGKAMKGCHVACAVAVAAFKMRRPVRMYLDRKTDMIMAGGRHPMKAKYSVGFKSDGTLTALRLDLGINAGISPDISAMMPMSIIGALKKYNWGALSFDVKVCKTNMSSKSAMRAPGDVQGSFIAEAIIEHVASMLGADTNAVRKKNLHGIDSLKVFYGDAAGEEPTYSLVTMFDKLAASPEYKQRVAAVERFNGGSRWKKRGISCVPITYEVRLRATPGKVSILNDGSIAVEVGGIEIGQGLWTKVKQMAAFGLGPLCPDGEGPLDMVRVIQADSLSMIQGGFTGGSTTSENSCEAVRLSCAELVERLMPIKKSLEATSGTRPSWTALIAQATMASVNLAAHAYWKPDPSFVSYLNYGAGVSEVEVDVLTGAMTILRSDLVYDCGQSLNPAVDLGQVEGAFVQGVGFFTNEEYATNADGLVINDGTWTYKIPTVDTIPKQLNVELINSAPDHKRVLSSKASGEPPLLLASSVHCAMREAIRAARKEFAVDSPLTFQMDVPATMATVKELCGLDVVERHLESLSAAAKA
- the LOC100822277 gene encoding probable aldehyde oxidase 2 isoform X2, whose amino-acid sequence is MGSLGKPAAAAAAGERVVLAVNGARHEEAGVDPSTTLLEFLRTRTPVRGPKPGCGEGGCGACVVLISKYDPTTDEVTEFSASSCLTLVNSVNFCSVTTSEGIGNTRDGYHPVQQRLSGFHASQCGFCTPGMCMSIFSALVKADKPKPGGEPAAPPGFSKLTSCEAEHAVSGNLCRCTGYRPIIDACKSFAADVDLEDLGLNTFWKKGCADVGKLPEYSADSVCTFPDFLKSEIKSLIPPEVITGDDSSWFHPQSIRELHSLSDSDWFDDNSVKIVASNTGSGVYKDQDLHDKYIDIKGIPELSVINRSSKGVEIGAAVSIAKAIEVFSDGTPVFSKIADHLSKVATPFVRNTATIGGNLIMAQRLEFPSDIATVLLAAGSTVTIATASKKMLCLTLEEFLEQPPCDVRTILLSVSVPDWGSENVIFETSRASPRPFGNAVSYVNSAFLARTSLYAASGGILIEDICLAFGAYGGNHAIRARKVEEFLKGKSVSAPVILEAVRLLKEAILPSEGTTHPEYRVSLAVSFLFSFLSSLANGLDEPAKAIAPNGSCANGIMNGSVKSSPQKHVEVASDYLPIRSRQEMVFNDEYKPVGKPVMKAGVELQASGEAVYVDDIPAPKDCLYGAFIYSTHPHAHIKSVNFKSSLASQKVITVISAKDIPNDGANIGSSFPMFGDEALFGDPVSEFAGQNIGIVIAETQQYAYMAAKQAMIEYSTEKLEPPILTIEDAIQHDSYFHTPPFLAPTQIGDFDKEMSKADHKILSGEVKLESQYYFYMETQTALAIPDEDNCITVYSSTQTPEVTQGVIAKCLGIPLHNVRVITRRVGGGFGGKAMKGCHVACAVAVAAFKMRRPVRMYLDRKTDMIMAGGRHPMKAKYSVGFKSDGTLTALRLDLGINAGISPDISAMMPMSIIGALKKYNWGALSFDVKVCKTNMSSKSAMRAPGDVQGSFIAEAIIEHVASMLGADTNAVRKKNLHGIDSLKVFYGDAAGEEPTYSLVTMFDKLAASPEYKQRVAAVERFNGGSRWKKRGISCVPITYEVRLRATPGKVSILNDGSIAVEVGGIEIGQGLWTKVKQMAAFGLGPLCPDGEGPLDMVRVIQADSLSMIQGGFTGGSTTSENSCEAVRLSCAELVERLMPIKKSLEATSGTRPSWTALIAQATMASVNLAAHAYWKPDPSFVSYLNYGAGVSEVEVDVLTGAMTILRSDLVYDCGQSLNPAVDLGQVEGAFVQGVGFFTNEEYATNADGLVINDGTWTYKIPTVDTIPKQLNVELINSAPDHKRVLSSKASGEPPLLLASSVHCAMREAIRAARKEFAVDSPLTFQMDVPATMATVKELCGLDVVERHLESLSAAAKA